A genome region from Alkalimarinus coralli includes the following:
- the istB gene encoding IS21-like element helper ATPase IstB, translating into MNLQMDRIQQACETLKLNAVALEWSAIADKASGDESSLADFLERLLQVELDARMQRTRETLLKFAGLPSIKRFEDYDFKFATGAPRKQLQELTSLAFIERAENIVLLGPSGVGKSHLAISLAYKAVMNGIKIRFITAADLMLQLATAKKQDRLEAYLKRSILAPKLLIIDEIGYLPFGREEANLFFNVIAKRYEQGSVIVTSNLPFSQWSTAFADDQTLTAALLDRLLHHAHIAQISGNSYRLKGKKAAGIVPVTDQQVRK; encoded by the coding sequence ATGAACCTACAGATGGACAGAATACAGCAGGCTTGTGAAACCCTTAAACTGAATGCTGTCGCCCTGGAGTGGTCGGCCATCGCAGATAAAGCTTCTGGGGATGAATCATCACTGGCAGACTTCCTTGAGCGACTGTTACAAGTTGAGTTGGACGCTAGAATGCAACGGACCCGAGAAACCTTACTGAAGTTCGCCGGACTCCCGAGCATTAAGCGCTTTGAAGACTATGACTTCAAGTTTGCTACCGGCGCTCCCCGTAAGCAGCTACAGGAATTAACCAGCTTAGCCTTTATCGAACGTGCCGAGAATATCGTTCTACTAGGACCAAGTGGAGTTGGCAAAAGCCACTTAGCAATTAGCCTGGCATACAAGGCCGTTATGAACGGCATAAAAATCCGCTTCATTACTGCTGCCGATCTCATGTTGCAGTTAGCGACAGCCAAAAAGCAAGATCGATTAGAGGCATATCTCAAACGCAGCATACTGGCACCTAAACTTCTCATCATTGACGAAATCGGCTATTTGCCATTTGGCCGAGAAGAGGCCAACTTGTTCTTTAATGTGATTGCCAAACGCTATGAACAAGGAAGTGTCATTGTGACGAGCAATCTACCGTTCTCACAGTGGTCAACGGCCTTCGCTGATGATCAGACTTTAACTGCAGCCTTGCTTGATAGGCTACTGCATCATGCGCACATCGCTCAGATATCGGGAAACAGCTATCGACTAAAAGGCAAGAAAGCGGCAGGCATAGTGCCAGTTACTGACCAGCAAGTGAGAAAATAA
- a CDS encoding AMP-binding protein, with translation MSKKAKSHIKKKGKSPEAPINQAESAERLIELISEMLKELHPRKSHALNVRLDSSLDKDLGFDSLSKVELITRVENVFSIKLPEQILTRSQTPDDILASIIQTSKNSTGSVLATAFKAPLLDVVNGAPAQASTLPEMLRWHTGAHPDRTHIFLYGEGDEPEQITYNDLLKGAEQYSVGLRNKNLQAGQTVAIMLPTGKDYLFSFFGVLLAGGVPVPIYPPANLYQLEDHVKRHVGILQNAQCSILITVPEAKKTAGLIKAQVESIHSIIVNGNLILTHFACKTAI, from the coding sequence ATGAGCAAAAAAGCTAAGTCACACATCAAAAAAAAAGGCAAGTCACCAGAAGCGCCTATCAATCAGGCTGAAAGTGCAGAGCGTTTGATAGAGCTCATTTCAGAGATGCTTAAAGAACTGCATCCGCGTAAGTCTCATGCTTTAAATGTTCGTTTAGATAGCTCTCTTGATAAAGATCTCGGGTTTGACAGCTTGTCGAAAGTAGAGCTAATAACACGAGTAGAAAACGTATTTTCGATAAAACTGCCCGAGCAAATTTTAACTCGCTCTCAAACACCAGACGATATTCTCGCGTCTATAATCCAAACGAGCAAAAACTCCACTGGTTCAGTATTGGCAACTGCTTTCAAAGCGCCTCTTCTTGATGTCGTCAATGGCGCTCCGGCTCAGGCATCGACGTTACCTGAAATGCTTAGGTGGCATACGGGCGCTCACCCCGATAGAACACATATCTTTCTGTATGGAGAAGGCGACGAACCTGAACAGATCACCTATAACGACCTCCTTAAAGGCGCAGAACAGTATTCGGTAGGATTGAGAAATAAAAATCTACAAGCAGGCCAAACCGTAGCAATAATGTTGCCTACAGGAAAGGACTACCTTTTTAGTTTTTTTGGTGTTTTATTAGCGGGAGGCGTTCCTGTACCAATCTATCCTCCAGCAAACTTATATCAGCTTGAAGACCATGTAAAAAGGCACGTTGGAATACTGCAGAATGCACAATGTTCAATCTTAATTACCGTACCCGAAGCTAAAAAAACGGCGGGACTTATTAAGGCTCAAGTTGAGTCAATTCACTCGATTATTGTCAACGGCAATCTAATTTTGACCCACTTTGCCTGTAAAACGGCAATTTAA
- a CDS encoding Vgb family protein, translated as MLKVLHVFSMLCIAMLMDIAVADSQVELEINEWEVRWQGRPRDPFVDGLGRTWFCGQAGNYLAYLQPETGQMKRFEISDDTHPHNLIIDKENQVWFAGNADAYIGKLIPETGKIKRFDMPSSDLKDPHTLIFNHQGNIWFTAQWGNAIGLLDTSTGAIKYAEPTTFFARPYGIKISSKNEPWIVLLGSNLLATVDPTSFEVSVVTLPRDDARPRRLEIDHKDNIWYVDYAEGYLGRYTPSSKRFKEWPMPSGEKSRPYGTAIDRNQIIWIAETGIMPNRLVGFDTHQERFIYTTEVPSGGSIRHIYYHEPKHEFWFGVDTGYIVRAKIVD; from the coding sequence ATGCTAAAGGTACTTCATGTTTTCTCAATGCTTTGTATAGCGATGCTTATGGATATCGCTGTCGCCGACTCTCAAGTTGAGTTGGAAATCAATGAATGGGAAGTCCGTTGGCAAGGGCGTCCGAGAGACCCATTTGTAGATGGGTTAGGACGGACTTGGTTTTGTGGTCAGGCGGGAAACTATCTAGCTTATCTACAGCCAGAAACGGGGCAAATGAAACGTTTCGAAATTAGTGATGATACTCATCCACACAATTTGATTATTGATAAAGAGAATCAAGTTTGGTTTGCCGGTAATGCAGATGCATATATCGGCAAACTGATCCCTGAAACGGGCAAAATCAAGCGATTCGATATGCCCAGTTCCGACCTAAAAGACCCTCATACCCTGATATTTAACCATCAAGGTAATATTTGGTTCACCGCCCAATGGGGCAACGCCATTGGTCTCCTTGATACGTCCACGGGGGCTATAAAATATGCTGAGCCGACTACTTTTTTTGCTCGCCCATACGGCATTAAAATCTCGTCTAAGAATGAACCCTGGATTGTCTTACTGGGTAGCAATCTGCTGGCCACCGTTGACCCAACCAGCTTTGAAGTTTCTGTTGTCACATTGCCGCGAGATGATGCGAGACCTCGCCGACTGGAAATCGATCATAAAGATAATATCTGGTACGTTGATTATGCAGAAGGCTATCTTGGCCGTTACACTCCATCCAGCAAAAGGTTTAAAGAATGGCCAATGCCTAGTGGCGAAAAGAGCCGCCCATATGGGACGGCTATCGATAGAAATCAAATAATATGGATCGCGGAGACGGGAATAATGCCTAATCGGTTGGTTGGCTTCGACACCCATCAAGAGCGGTTTATCTACACCACTGAGGTTCCCAGTGGTGGCTCCATTCGACATATCTACTACCATGAACCAAAGCACGAGTTCTGGTTTGGCGTAGATACTGGCTATATAGTCAGAGCGAAAATCGTGGATTAA